The Thermosynechococcus sp. genome has a segment encoding these proteins:
- a CDS encoding branched-chain amino acid ABC transporter permease — protein MLTNALQVLVDGLTTGSVYAIFALGYTLVFSILGIINFAHGAVFAIGAYLTYALLGGRFGFNGLLANGQLPVALPFAAALALSALSCGLLGVAIDWVVFRPLRQQRTDTLLTVVASLGAAVFLTNLIQYLVGAEVYTYPDQRWGGLPLTLRWGDITLRTSQFIIFAVAVVLMIALTYWVKGTRMGKALQAVAENPMAATLLGIDSDRVIQVAFFVSSALAAVAGTLIALSVGITGPQFGVIFGLKGLAVIVLGGLGNLPGTMLAGFLLGLVEAMVPAAASGFRDAAAFAILFLVLLVRPQGLLGQPPVEKV, from the coding sequence GTGCTAACCAACGCCTTGCAAGTCCTTGTGGATGGACTGACCACAGGGAGTGTTTATGCCATCTTTGCCCTCGGCTACACCCTTGTCTTCTCGATTTTGGGCATTATCAACTTTGCCCACGGCGCTGTTTTTGCCATTGGTGCTTATCTCACCTATGCCCTCTTGGGAGGACGCTTTGGCTTTAATGGCCTGTTGGCCAATGGGCAGCTTCCCGTTGCCTTACCCTTTGCTGCGGCCTTAGCTTTGAGTGCCCTTAGCTGTGGACTGTTGGGGGTTGCCATTGATTGGGTTGTCTTTCGACCGTTGCGGCAGCAGCGCACCGATACCCTCTTGACGGTGGTGGCCAGTCTTGGAGCTGCTGTTTTCCTCACCAACCTGATCCAGTATTTAGTGGGTGCCGAAGTCTACACCTATCCCGATCAACGCTGGGGGGGATTGCCCCTTACCCTGCGATGGGGGGACATCACCCTGCGCACTAGCCAATTTATTATCTTTGCCGTGGCGGTGGTTTTGATGATTGCCCTGACCTATTGGGTAAAGGGAACGCGCATGGGCAAAGCCCTGCAGGCGGTGGCTGAAAATCCGATGGCAGCAACATTGCTAGGCATTGATAGCGATCGCGTTATTCAAGTAGCATTTTTTGTTAGCAGTGCTTTGGCTGCGGTTGCTGGCACCCTGATTGCCTTGAGTGTTGGGATTACAGGGCCACAGTTTGGAGTGATCTTTGGCCTCAAGGGGTTAGCAGTGATTGTTCTGGGGGGCCTCGGCAACCTCCCAGGAACAATGCTGGCCGGCTTTTTGCTGGGATTGGTGGAGGCAATGGTGCCTGCGGCTGCTTCGGGGTTTCGCGATGCTGCTGCCTTTGCAATCCTCTTTCTGGTGCTGCTTGTGCGCCCCCAAGGGCTATTGGGTCAGCCCCCGGTTGAAAAAGTCTAA
- a CDS encoding Ppx/GppA phosphatase family protein: MTSPMTAEQHLHLWRPVNRSDRILAAIDVGTNSIHMVVVQIQPSLPSFKIIAAEKDMVRLGERCQMTGQLTEEAMQRAIATLRRCRELATGLKAEEMIGVATSAVREAPNGREFLERVKKETGLTIDLISGEEEARRIYLGVLSGLEFNGKPHIIIDIGGGSTELILGDGHEPRYLSSTKVGAVRLTDLFVKSDPISDQDYAALRAYVRGMLDRAVEDLRQQLGPHEKPQLVGTSGTIESLMMIHTCDRLGTCPPSLRGYELTLEDLKALLAKLRRLNFNQRCQLLGMSERRAEIIVAGAVILAEAMEMLGQSSLITCDRALREGIIVDWMLTHGLIEDRLRYQSSVRQRSTYSLAQKFHVNLASSERVANFALTLFDRTQGILHNWTEAERELLWAAAILHNAGHYVSHSAHHKHSYYLVRHGGLLGYTDTEIEIIANLCRYHRKSPPKKKHENFRQLMGRRERQMVEELSAILRLASALDRRQIGAVDHMTCEWRAPQRQFCLQIHPADPSDRCELEIWSVNYKKEPFESQFGVSLKVELVAATGTELATAVN; this comes from the coding sequence ATGACAAGTCCAATGACGGCTGAACAACATCTCCACCTGTGGCGACCGGTGAACCGCAGCGATCGCATTCTGGCGGCAATTGATGTCGGGACAAACTCCATTCACATGGTGGTGGTGCAAATTCAGCCCAGCTTACCCAGTTTCAAAATCATTGCTGCCGAAAAGGATATGGTGCGCCTGGGGGAACGCTGCCAAATGACCGGCCAACTGACGGAAGAGGCCATGCAGCGGGCGATCGCCACCCTGCGCCGCTGTCGCGAGTTGGCCACGGGCCTCAAGGCGGAGGAAATGATTGGCGTGGCCACGAGTGCCGTGCGCGAAGCCCCCAATGGTCGCGAGTTTTTAGAGCGGGTCAAAAAAGAGACCGGCCTGACCATTGATCTCATTTCCGGTGAAGAGGAAGCGCGGCGCATCTACTTGGGGGTACTCTCGGGGCTAGAATTCAACGGCAAGCCCCACATCATCATAGACATTGGGGGTGGCTCCACGGAGTTAATTCTTGGCGATGGCCATGAACCCCGCTACCTCAGCAGTACCAAAGTGGGGGCAGTACGCCTGACGGATTTATTTGTTAAAAGCGATCCCATTAGCGATCAAGATTACGCAGCCCTGCGAGCCTATGTGCGGGGAATGTTGGATCGCGCCGTGGAAGACCTGCGGCAGCAACTCGGCCCCCATGAAAAACCGCAATTGGTGGGTACCTCAGGCACCATTGAAAGCCTGATGATGATTCACACCTGCGATCGCCTTGGTACTTGCCCCCCCTCTCTACGGGGCTATGAACTCACCCTTGAGGACTTGAAAGCGCTCCTGGCCAAATTGCGGCGGCTAAACTTTAACCAACGCTGTCAACTCTTGGGGATGTCGGAGCGGCGAGCGGAAATTATTGTTGCAGGGGCAGTAATTCTCGCTGAGGCCATGGAGATGCTGGGCCAAAGCAGCCTGATCACCTGCGATCGCGCCCTGCGGGAAGGCATCATTGTGGACTGGATGCTGACCCACGGCCTGATTGAAGACCGCCTGCGCTATCAAAGCTCGGTGCGTCAGCGCAGTACCTACAGTTTGGCGCAAAAATTCCACGTCAATCTGGCCAGCAGTGAACGGGTGGCCAATTTTGCCCTAACGCTGTTTGATCGCACCCAGGGAATTCTCCACAACTGGACCGAAGCAGAGCGGGAACTCCTCTGGGCAGCGGCAATTCTCCACAATGCCGGCCACTACGTCAGCCATTCCGCCCACCACAAACATTCCTACTACCTGGTGCGCCACGGCGGCTTACTCGGCTACACTGATACGGAAATTGAAATCATTGCCAACCTCTGTCGCTATCACCGCAAAAGCCCCCCCAAGAAAAAGCATGAAAACTTCCGCCAATTGATGGGACGGCGAGAACGGCAAATGGTCGAGGAACTCAGTGCCATTCTACGGCTGGCTTCGGCCTTGGATCGGCGCCAAATTGGGGCCGTGGATCACATGACCTGTGAGTGGCGCGCTCCGCAGCGCCAGTTTTGTCTGCAGATCCATCCGGCAGATCCTAGCGATCGCTGTGAGTTGGAAATTTGGAGTGTCAACTACAAAAAGGAACCCTTTGAAAGCCAATTTGGCGTCAGTTTAAAGGTGGAATTAGTGGCCGCCACTGGCACGGAGCTGGCTACAGCAGTGAATTAG
- a CDS encoding GNAT family N-acetyltransferase, producing MSFWKSLFNSQPTASATTTSPSLGSPVERDNGSESKIIFSKEKDIDVYELEELCDAVGWSRRPIRKVKKAIQHSFLVISMWEQRGAYRRLIGFSRATSDHAFNATIWDVVVHPEFQGRGLGKELMRQIIKELRSEDISNITLFADPHVVDFYRQLGFRPDPEGIKGMFWYPNSR from the coding sequence ATGAGCTTCTGGAAATCGCTGTTCAATTCGCAACCGACTGCCAGCGCTACCACGACGTCCCCTAGTTTAGGTTCTCCGGTAGAGCGGGACAATGGCAGCGAAAGCAAAATTATTTTTAGCAAAGAAAAAGACATTGATGTCTATGAACTAGAAGAACTTTGTGATGCTGTCGGCTGGTCCCGCCGTCCGATTCGTAAGGTGAAAAAAGCAATTCAGCACAGCTTTTTGGTGATCTCGATGTGGGAGCAGCGGGGTGCCTATCGTCGCCTGATTGGCTTTTCCCGTGCCACCTCTGACCATGCCTTCAATGCCACAATTTGGGATGTAGTGGTGCATCCAGAATTTCAGGGGCGCGGTCTGGGCAAGGAGCTAATGCGGCAGATTATCAAAGAACTGCGCAGCGAGGACATCAGCAACATTACCCTCTTTGCCGATCCCCATGTGGTGGACTTTTACCGTCAATTGGGTTTTCGCCCCGATCCGGAGGGGATTAAGGGAATGTTTTGGTACCCCAATTCCCGCTAG
- the purL gene encoding phosphoribosylformylglycinamidine synthase subunit PurL — translation MSQTPLVTEAEIAAEGLKPQEYTEIVRRLGRHPNRAELGMFGVMWSEHCCYKNSRPLLKQFPTQGPRVLVGPGENAGVVDLGDGLRLAFKIESHNHPSAIEPFQGAATGVGGILRDIFTMGARPIALLNALRFGDLKEAKTQQLVKGVVAGIAHYGNCVGVPTVGGEVYFDPCYTGNPLVNAMALGLMETPEIVKSAASGIGNPVLYVGSTTGRDGIGGASFASAELTDESMGDRPAVQVGDPFMEKCLIEACLEAFQTGAVVAAQDMGAAGLTCSTSEMAAKGGVGIELDLDKVPVREQGMVPYEFLLSESQERMLFVVVQGREAELIEIFHRWGLQAVVVGRVIAEPVVRVLYRGAVAAEVPARALAEDTPIYERECPDEPPAYVQQARQWSVDQLPLPARSPAEILLTLLATPSIASKAWVYRQYDHEVQNNTLIFPGDADAAVIRLRGTPKGIAATVDCPSRYVYLDPYEGGKAAVAEAARNLSCVGAEPLAITDNLNFGSPETAVGYWQLAHACRGLAEACRALQTPVIGGNVSLYNETIDRNGQPQPIYPTPVVGMVGLIADLQRVVGQGWRSPGDVIYLLGLPLTTPLSDPRLSLGGSEYLAQIHGLVAGRPPQIDLDLEQRVQAVCRYGIQQKWIASAHDLSEGGLAVALAESCLSGQRGAKIQLPAGTYPRWDVLLFAEGGARILVSVPPTEQTAWETYVQAQLPNAWTRLGAVDGEQTELCIDTCDNSLLIKVTIKELALAWRSPLPKYLD, via the coding sequence ATGAGCCAAACACCCCTCGTCACTGAGGCTGAGATTGCTGCCGAAGGTCTCAAGCCCCAAGAATACACCGAAATTGTCCGCCGCCTTGGTCGCCATCCCAACCGCGCGGAATTGGGCATGTTTGGTGTGATGTGGTCAGAGCATTGCTGCTACAAAAACTCGCGTCCCCTGCTGAAGCAGTTTCCTACCCAAGGGCCACGGGTCCTTGTCGGTCCCGGTGAGAATGCTGGTGTTGTGGACTTAGGGGATGGCTTGCGCCTTGCCTTTAAGATTGAGTCCCACAACCATCCCTCGGCCATTGAGCCCTTTCAGGGAGCAGCGACGGGAGTGGGGGGAATTCTGCGGGATATTTTTACGATGGGGGCACGTCCCATTGCCCTGCTGAACGCCCTGCGCTTTGGTGATCTTAAGGAAGCAAAAACCCAACAATTGGTGAAAGGAGTCGTGGCGGGTATTGCCCACTATGGCAACTGTGTCGGCGTGCCCACAGTGGGGGGGGAGGTCTATTTTGACCCCTGCTATACCGGTAACCCCTTGGTGAATGCCATGGCCCTGGGTCTTATGGAAACCCCAGAGATTGTTAAATCGGCAGCCAGTGGCATTGGCAATCCCGTCCTTTACGTTGGCTCCACCACGGGGCGGGATGGCATCGGGGGAGCCAGTTTTGCCAGCGCCGAGCTGACGGATGAGTCAATGGGCGATCGCCCCGCTGTTCAAGTGGGGGATCCCTTCATGGAAAAATGCCTTATTGAAGCCTGTCTGGAGGCCTTTCAAACTGGAGCCGTTGTGGCCGCCCAAGATATGGGGGCAGCAGGATTGACCTGCTCGACCTCGGAAATGGCTGCCAAAGGCGGGGTGGGCATTGAACTGGACTTGGACAAGGTGCCTGTGCGCGAACAGGGGATGGTGCCCTACGAGTTTCTGCTCTCGGAATCCCAAGAACGGATGCTGTTTGTGGTGGTGCAAGGGCGGGAAGCAGAACTGATTGAGATTTTCCATCGTTGGGGCTTGCAGGCGGTGGTGGTGGGGCGTGTTATTGCTGAACCGGTGGTGCGGGTGCTTTACCGTGGCGCGGTGGCCGCCGAGGTGCCTGCCCGTGCCCTGGCGGAAGATACACCAATCTATGAACGCGAGTGCCCCGATGAGCCACCAGCCTATGTCCAACAGGCGCGGCAATGGTCGGTGGATCAATTACCGCTACCGGCGCGATCGCCCGCGGAGATTTTGCTCACGCTCCTTGCTACCCCCAGTATTGCCTCTAAAGCCTGGGTCTATCGTCAGTATGATCACGAAGTCCAAAACAATACCTTGATCTTCCCCGGCGATGCGGATGCAGCCGTGATTCGCCTGCGGGGTACGCCAAAAGGAATTGCTGCGACCGTGGATTGCCCCAGCCGCTATGTGTATCTAGATCCCTACGAAGGGGGCAAAGCAGCCGTTGCCGAAGCCGCTCGCAATCTCAGTTGTGTCGGGGCAGAGCCTCTGGCCATCACCGATAACCTCAACTTTGGTAGTCCAGAAACAGCCGTGGGTTACTGGCAGTTGGCCCATGCCTGCCGCGGCCTTGCCGAGGCTTGTCGGGCCCTACAAACGCCGGTCATAGGGGGGAATGTCTCCCTCTACAACGAAACCATTGATAGGAATGGGCAGCCACAGCCCATTTATCCGACCCCTGTGGTGGGGATGGTGGGGTTGATTGCCGACCTGCAGCGGGTTGTCGGTCAGGGCTGGCGATCGCCCGGGGATGTCATCTACCTACTGGGGTTGCCTCTGACGACGCCTTTGAGTGATCCGCGCCTGAGCCTAGGCGGGTCAGAATACCTGGCCCAGATTCATGGCCTGGTGGCCGGTCGTCCGCCTCAGATTGATTTAGACCTAGAGCAGCGCGTGCAGGCAGTGTGTCGCTATGGCATTCAGCAGAAGTGGATTGCCAGTGCCCACGATCTCAGTGAAGGTGGTTTGGCTGTGGCCTTGGCAGAAAGCTGCCTCAGCGGCCAGCGGGGGGCGAAGATTCAATTACCAGCGGGCACCTATCCCCGCTGGGATGTGCTGCTATTTGCTGAAGGGGGGGCGCGAATTCTGGTTTCGGTGCCACCGACGGAACAGACAGCCTGGGAGACCTATGTGCAGGCGCAATTGCCCAATGCTTGGACACGCTTAGGGGCTGTTGATGGTGAACAGACAGAACTGTGTATTGACACCTGTGACAATTCTCTGCTTATCAAGGTTACGATAAAGGAGTTAGCTCTTGCGTGGCGATCGCCCCTGCCGAAATATTTGGACTAA
- the purF gene encoding amidophosphoribosyltransferase gives MTEQQFADKPEEACGVFGVYAPGADVARLAYFGLYALQHRGQESAGIATFAGDTVHCYKDMGLVSQVFDEEILGRLVGDLAVGHNRYSTTGSSRIVNAQPVVVETRLGPLALAHNGNLVNTYALREQVLACDAPTAVLASTTDSELIAWAIAQAVATGQSWSEGMITAAQQCQGAFSLVMGTPAGLFGLRDAHGIRPLVIGRLMTEGTAHYVLASETCALDIIGADYVRDVEPGELVHITPEGIGSMQWAESQRKLCIFEMIYFARPDSVMQQESLYSYRQRLGYQLGREAPAEADVVIAVPDSGVPAAIGFSQATGVPYAEGLIKNRYVGRTFIQPTQSMRESGIRMKLNPLRDVLMGQRVVIVDDSIVRGTTSRKIVKALRDAGAVEVHMRISSPPVTHPCFYGIDTDTQDQLIAATKSVPEIAAQIGVDSLSYLSWQGMIAATYDTGDRFCSACFTGKYPIRIPESVKRQKLVLEQLPQ, from the coding sequence ATGACAGAACAACAATTTGCTGATAAGCCGGAAGAAGCCTGTGGTGTCTTTGGGGTCTATGCCCCCGGGGCGGATGTGGCTCGCCTCGCCTACTTTGGTCTCTATGCCCTGCAACATCGAGGTCAGGAATCGGCTGGAATTGCCACATTTGCTGGAGACACCGTCCACTGTTACAAGGATATGGGCTTGGTGTCCCAAGTCTTTGATGAAGAGATTCTTGGACGGCTGGTGGGAGATTTGGCTGTCGGCCACAACCGCTACTCAACCACAGGTTCCAGTCGCATTGTCAACGCCCAACCAGTGGTAGTGGAAACTCGCCTAGGACCTTTGGCCTTAGCCCACAACGGCAACTTGGTGAATACCTACGCCCTGCGGGAACAGGTGCTGGCCTGTGATGCACCTACGGCGGTGTTGGCGAGTACAACAGATTCTGAACTCATTGCCTGGGCGATCGCCCAAGCGGTGGCCACTGGCCAATCCTGGTCAGAGGGGATGATCACGGCGGCTCAACAGTGCCAAGGGGCTTTTAGTCTCGTGATGGGTACCCCAGCGGGATTGTTTGGACTGCGGGATGCCCACGGCATTCGTCCCTTAGTGATTGGTCGCCTGATGACAGAAGGGACGGCCCATTATGTGCTTGCTTCGGAAACCTGCGCCCTTGATATTATTGGTGCCGACTATGTGCGGGATGTGGAGCCCGGGGAACTCGTCCACATTACTCCTGAAGGGATTGGCAGTATGCAATGGGCAGAGTCCCAACGGAAGCTGTGTATCTTTGAGATGATTTACTTTGCCCGTCCTGATAGTGTCATGCAGCAGGAGAGCCTCTATAGCTACCGGCAGCGCTTGGGGTACCAGTTGGGTCGCGAAGCCCCCGCCGAGGCCGACGTGGTGATCGCTGTGCCTGATTCTGGTGTGCCAGCGGCCATTGGCTTTTCCCAGGCGACGGGGGTACCCTACGCCGAAGGCTTGATTAAAAATCGCTACGTGGGGCGCACCTTTATTCAGCCCACCCAGTCGATGCGGGAGTCGGGAATTCGCATGAAGCTGAATCCGCTGCGGGATGTGCTGATGGGACAGCGGGTGGTGATTGTCGATGACTCGATTGTGCGGGGCACCACTAGCCGCAAAATTGTCAAAGCACTGCGGGATGCCGGTGCCGTGGAAGTCCACATGCGTATTTCTTCGCCCCCTGTCACTCACCCCTGCTTCTATGGCATTGACACCGATACTCAAGATCAACTGATTGCCGCCACCAAGTCTGTGCCTGAGATTGCCGCTCAGATTGGCGTGGATTCCCTGAGTTACCTCAGTTGGCAGGGGATGATTGCCGCCACCTACGATACGGGCGATCGCTTCTGTTCCGCCTGCTTTACCGGCAAGTACCCCATTCGCATCCCCGAGTCAGTGAAACGGCAAAAGTTGGTGCTTGAGCAACTTCCCCAATGA
- a CDS encoding S9 family peptidase, with the protein MSLDYGYWPSILSAAEVSAAATSISELRATPLGLVWLERRPQEKGRGVLVRQGQELLAAPWSARSRVNEYGGGAYWCHNDQIYFVNDADQGIYALGEPHPTLIYQAANTRFADGCVDPWRDRLLCVEEMLLPDGSSQQSLVAISLSGERISLITGAGFYAAPRLSPDGKTLVWLQWSAPQMPWDGCELWGAMVSSDGSLATPYRIAGGPEESVQQPQWQGKTLYYISDRSGWWNLYRYCDGHHDPVWQASYDAGVPLWVFGQSTYALVNPETAVLTYSDRGLWRLAVVSLGTGQWQTVPTDDTEIHSLVRLSDRTVAFVGSSPLLPPHIVQFNLEDGTTTPLQPIAAPLPPEWISQPELIAFPTTEGATAYGFFYPPQNPQVQPPTNTRPPLIVRSHGGPTAASGTGLDLRLQFWTSRGFAVLDVNYRGSTGYGRAYRNALRGRWGVVDVADCVAGAQYLVSQGRVAGDRLAIRGSSAGGYTTLCALTFTRVFHGGASYYGIGDLLSLLKETHAFEAHYFDQLIAPYPEGADLYRQRSPLYHADCLTCPVIFFQGLKDVVVPPSQAEQMVAALQAKGIPVEYYTFADEGHGFRQSSTIATALEAELRFYQRHLLKG; encoded by the coding sequence ATGAGTCTGGACTACGGCTACTGGCCTTCCATCCTTTCTGCAGCGGAAGTTAGTGCTGCTGCCACCAGTATCAGTGAATTGCGCGCCACTCCCCTTGGTCTGGTGTGGTTAGAGCGGCGCCCTCAAGAAAAGGGGCGCGGGGTGTTGGTGCGTCAAGGGCAAGAACTTTTGGCTGCCCCCTGGAGTGCGCGATCGCGAGTGAATGAGTATGGCGGCGGCGCCTACTGGTGCCATAACGATCAGATTTACTTTGTCAACGATGCCGATCAGGGGATCTATGCCCTTGGGGAACCCCACCCTACGTTAATCTACCAAGCTGCCAATACTCGCTTTGCCGATGGCTGTGTTGATCCTTGGCGCGATCGCCTGCTGTGTGTCGAAGAAATGCTGCTTCCAGACGGTAGCTCACAGCAGTCCCTTGTGGCTATTTCCCTATCGGGGGAACGGATTTCCCTGATCACTGGGGCTGGTTTCTATGCTGCACCCCGCTTGAGTCCAGACGGTAAGACCCTTGTCTGGCTGCAATGGTCAGCACCACAGATGCCCTGGGATGGCTGTGAACTGTGGGGCGCCATGGTCAGTAGTGACGGTTCCCTGGCTACCCCCTACCGCATTGCCGGCGGCCCTGAGGAATCTGTCCAACAACCCCAATGGCAGGGAAAGACCCTTTACTACATCAGCGATCGCTCTGGCTGGTGGAATCTCTATCGTTACTGTGATGGCCACCATGACCCCGTTTGGCAAGCCAGTTATGATGCCGGGGTGCCCCTGTGGGTGTTTGGCCAGTCCACCTATGCCCTGGTGAATCCAGAGACTGCGGTGCTGACCTATAGCGATCGCGGCCTGTGGCGGCTGGCAGTGGTTTCCCTAGGAACGGGTCAATGGCAAACTGTGCCGACGGATGATACCGAGATTCACTCCCTGGTGCGGCTGAGCGATCGCACCGTTGCCTTTGTTGGCAGTTCGCCCCTGTTGCCTCCCCATATTGTGCAGTTCAATCTTGAGGACGGCACCACAACACCGCTTCAGCCCATTGCTGCTCCCCTGCCGCCTGAGTGGATTTCTCAGCCCGAGCTGATTGCATTTCCCACCACTGAGGGGGCCACCGCCTACGGCTTTTTCTATCCGCCCCAAAATCCGCAGGTGCAACCCCCCACCAATACCCGACCGCCCTTAATTGTCAGAAGTCACGGGGGGCCGACGGCCGCCAGTGGCACCGGTTTAGATCTGCGCCTCCAGTTTTGGACCAGTCGCGGCTTTGCGGTGTTAGATGTCAACTATCGTGGCAGTACCGGCTATGGTCGCGCCTATCGCAATGCCCTGCGGGGACGGTGGGGAGTGGTGGATGTGGCCGACTGTGTTGCAGGGGCGCAGTATTTGGTGAGCCAAGGACGAGTGGCGGGCGATCGCTTGGCGATTCGTGGCAGTAGTGCCGGCGGCTATACCACCCTTTGTGCCCTGACATTTACGCGGGTCTTCCATGGGGGGGCAAGTTACTATGGCATTGGTGATCTCCTGAGCCTGCTCAAGGAAACCCATGCCTTTGAGGCCCATTATTTTGATCAACTGATTGCCCCCTATCCCGAAGGGGCAGACCTCTACCGCCAGCGATCGCCCCTCTACCATGCAGATTGCCTCACCTGCCCAGTGATTTTCTTTCAGGGACTGAAGGATGTCGTGGTTCCCCCCAGCCAAGCGGAACAGATGGTGGCTGCCCTTCAGGCCAAGGGCATTCCCGTCGAGTATTACACCTTTGCCGACGAGGGACACGGCTTCCGCCAAAGTAGCACGATCGCCACCGCCCTTGAGGCAGAGTTGAGGTTTTACCAAAGGCATCTACTTAAGGGTTAG
- a CDS encoding riboflavin synthase, producing the protein MFTGIIQAIGVLQQRSESQLVITATDAPFLGDVALGDSIAVEGVCLTVETFDATGFTVSVSPETLQRTTLAAKAAAGARVNLEPALRVGDKVGGHFVTGHVDGVGTVLAIAPTGSSWEFTFSAPETVAAYIIPKGSIAINGISLTIAHCNEKGDEFSIAVIPHTYAETTLQFLRVGDGVNLEADLLGKYARKFLQPQNSSTAVEIDLAFLQAHGYA; encoded by the coding sequence ATGTTTACTGGCATTATTCAGGCCATTGGTGTGCTCCAGCAACGCTCCGAATCCCAGTTGGTGATTACTGCAACCGATGCCCCGTTCCTTGGGGATGTGGCCCTTGGCGATAGTATTGCTGTTGAGGGTGTCTGCCTCACAGTGGAAACCTTCGATGCCACCGGGTTTACGGTCAGCGTCTCTCCGGAAACCCTACAACGCACTACATTGGCGGCCAAAGCGGCAGCGGGAGCAAGGGTGAATCTAGAACCTGCTCTGCGCGTCGGGGATAAGGTGGGGGGACATTTTGTTACTGGTCATGTGGATGGTGTCGGCACCGTACTGGCGATCGCTCCCACAGGCAGCAGTTGGGAATTTACATTCTCCGCCCCTGAAACGGTGGCAGCGTACATTATCCCCAAAGGCAGTATTGCCATCAATGGCATTAGCCTCACTATTGCCCATTGCAATGAAAAAGGGGATGAATTCAGCATTGCTGTCATCCCCCATACCTATGCAGAAACGACGCTGCAATTTCTCAGGGTTGGGGATGGTGTGAACCTAGAGGCAGATCTGCTGGGCAAATATGCCCGCAAGTTCCTCCAGCCGCAGAATTCCTCAACCGCCGTGGAAATTGATCTCGCATTTCTCCAAGCCCATGGCTACGCCTAG
- the tsf gene encoding translation elongation factor Ts: MAEISAKLVKELRDKTGAGMMDCKKALQESNGDMEAAIAWLRQKGLASAGKKAGRVTTEGLVDSYIHTGGRIGVLVEVNCETDFVARNEKFKTLVQDIAKQIAACPNVEFVSLDDIPAEYKEKERQIALGSDALKGKPPEVQEKIVAGKLEKTLKELCLLYQPFIRDQSKTVEELVKEHIAELGENIQIRRFQRFVLGEGIEKQETNLAEEVAAQTQAMSAAAKTAEAAAQVAETAPPEVSAPEPAAAVTTEEPTPAPASEPGADPGAESKGFGAATKKSGGKSRTNKKKK; the protein is encoded by the coding sequence ATGGCAGAGATTTCAGCCAAACTAGTCAAAGAACTGCGGGACAAAACCGGTGCCGGCATGATGGACTGCAAGAAAGCCTTGCAGGAGTCCAATGGCGATATGGAAGCCGCCATCGCTTGGTTGCGGCAAAAGGGTCTAGCCTCTGCGGGTAAAAAGGCCGGGCGTGTAACCACTGAAGGTCTGGTGGATAGCTACATTCACACCGGCGGGCGCATTGGGGTACTGGTGGAGGTGAACTGCGAAACTGACTTTGTCGCTCGTAACGAGAAATTTAAAACCCTGGTCCAAGATATTGCCAAGCAAATTGCTGCTTGCCCCAATGTGGAATTTGTTTCCCTAGACGATATTCCCGCCGAGTACAAGGAGAAAGAACGCCAGATTGCCCTTGGTTCCGATGCCTTGAAAGGGAAACCCCCAGAAGTCCAAGAAAAAATTGTTGCTGGCAAGCTGGAAAAAACCCTCAAAGAACTCTGTTTGCTCTACCAGCCTTTTATCCGCGATCAGTCCAAGACTGTTGAAGAGTTGGTGAAAGAGCACATTGCCGAACTGGGCGAAAATATCCAGATTCGCCGCTTCCAACGCTTTGTCCTCGGTGAGGGGATCGAGAAGCAAGAAACTAACCTGGCTGAAGAAGTAGCTGCCCAAACCCAAGCCATGAGTGCTGCTGCAAAAACTGCCGAAGCAGCTGCACAAGTGGCTGAAACTGCCCCACCTGAAGTGAGCGCACCTGAACCAGCAGCGGCAGTGACCACTGAAGAGCCAACCCCAGCACCAGCATCTGAGCCAGGAGCGGACCCTGGGGCTGAAAGCAAGGGGTTTGGTGCCGCTACCAAAAAATCCGGTGGCAAGTCTCGCACAAACAAGAAGAAAAAATAA